A stretch of the Capsicum annuum cultivar UCD-10X-F1 chromosome 8, UCD10Xv1.1, whole genome shotgun sequence genome encodes the following:
- the LOC107839921 gene encoding serine hydroxymethyltransferase 7 isoform X2, whose amino-acid sequence MDKQTEENGKEGGDSVDEERDVEEFRILGHSMCIKRKRETDAASSSSSSKSFKVTSSNENLLGLESRRNAVRAWGNQGLQVADPDVFEIMEKEKQRQYKGIELIASENFVCKAVMEALGSHLTNKYSEGAPGARYYGGNQFIDEIETLCCKRALTAFGLDPENWGVNVQPYSCTSANFAVYTGLLLPGDRIMGLDTPSGGNTSHGYYLPNGRKVSGASIFFESLSYKVDPQTGYVDFDKLEERALDFRPKILICGGSSYPRDWDYAKFRQIADKCGAVLLCDMAQISGLIAAKECASPFDYCDIVTSTTHKSLRGPRGGIIFYRKGSKPRKRGLLLNQGDGSDKYDFEEKINFAVFPALQGGPHNNHIAALAIALKQVATPEYKAYMQQVKRNAQALAAALLRRNCRLVTGGTDNHMILWDLRNLGLTGKNFEKVCELSHITLNKVMVFDDNGSITPGGVRIGTPAMTSRGCIESDFETMADFLLKAAHITNLIQREHGKLAKTFLKGLENNKDVIELRTRVENFAALFAMPGFEV is encoded by the exons ATGGATAAGCAAACGGAGGAGAACGGGAAggaagggggagatagtgtggaTGAGGAGCGGGATGTTGAGGAATTTCGGATTTTAGGGCATTCTATGTGTATTAAGAGGAAGAGGGAAACTGATGCCGCGTCATCTTCTTCGTCTTCGAAGAGTTTTAAGGTTACGAGTTCGAATGAGAATTTGTTAGGGCTAGAATCGAGGAGAAATGCGGTTAGGGCTTGGGGTAATCAGGGTTTACAAGTAGCTGATCCGGATGTATTTGAGATAATGGAGAAGGAGAAGCAGAGGCAGTATAAAGGGATTGAATTGATTGCTTCGGAGAATTTTGTATGTAAGGCTGTGATGGAGGCATTAGGGAGCCATTTGACAAATAAGTATTCTGAAGGAGCACCTGGGGCAAGGTATTATGGTGGCAATCAGTTTATAGATGAAATTGAGACGTTATGTTGTAAGCGTGCATTAACTGCTTTTGGACTTGACCCAGAGAATTGGGGTGTGAATGTGCAGCCATATTCATGTACTTCAGCAAACTTTGCGGTTTATACTGGTTTATTACTGCCTGGTGATCGGATAATGGGATTGGATACACCATCTGGTGGAAATACTAGTCATGGGTATTATCTTCCCAATGGAAGGAAAGTTTCAGGGGCTTCAATTTTCTTTGAGTCTCTTTCATACAAGGTTGACCCCCAAACTGGGTATGTAGATTTTGATAAGCTTGAGGAAAGGGCTCTTGATTTCCGTCCCAAGATTCTTATATGTGGGGGGAGTTCATATCCCAGGGATTGGGATTATGCAAAGTTTAGACAGATTGCTGACAAATGTGGTGCAGTTTTGTTGTGCGATATGGCCCAAATTAGCGGTCTCATTGCTGCGAAG GAGTGCGCTAGTCcgtttgattattgtgatatagTTACCTCAACTACTCACAAAAGTCTTCGAGGTCCTAGGGGAGGTATTATCTTTTATAGGAAAGGTTCAAAACCAAGAAAGAGAGGCCTGCTCTTGAATCAAGGTGATGGCAGTGACAAGTATGATTTTGAGGAGAAAATAAACTTTGCTGTTTTTCCTGCACTGCAAGGAGGGCCACACAACAACCATATTGCTGCCCTGGCCATAGCATTGAAGCAAGTGGCTACTCCTGAATACAAGGCTTATATGCAACAAGTTAAGAGAAACGCTCAGGCGTTGGCAGCTGCTTTATTGAGAAGAAACTGCAGACTGGTTACTGGAGGGACTGACAATCACATGATATTGTGGGATCTAAGAAATCTTGGGTTAACAG GTAAGAATTTTGAGAAGGTCTGCGAGTTGTCTCACATCACTCTCAACAAAGTAATGGTCTTTGATGATAATGGAAGTATTACTCCTGGAGGTGTAAGGATAG GGACCCCCGCTATGACATCACGAGGCTGTATAGAGAGTGATTTTGAGACGATGGCAGATTTCCTCCTCAAGGCAGCACATATTACAAATTTGATACAGAGAGAACATGGAAAGCTCGCAAAGACTTTTCTGAAAGGCCTTGAGAACAATAAAGATGTTATTGAGTTACGAACACGTGTTGAAAATTTTGCAGCCCTTTTTGCAATGCCTGGATTTGAAGTGTAA
- the LOC107839921 gene encoding serine hydroxymethyltransferase 7 isoform X1 produces the protein MDLSQSQSSNLSLGFITHALPAVSKPNRSHVADDSIAFQIDSRVKDQSDRVTPIPLQLMDKQTEENGKEGGDSVDEERDVEEFRILGHSMCIKRKRETDAASSSSSSKSFKVTSSNENLLGLESRRNAVRAWGNQGLQVADPDVFEIMEKEKQRQYKGIELIASENFVCKAVMEALGSHLTNKYSEGAPGARYYGGNQFIDEIETLCCKRALTAFGLDPENWGVNVQPYSCTSANFAVYTGLLLPGDRIMGLDTPSGGNTSHGYYLPNGRKVSGASIFFESLSYKVDPQTGYVDFDKLEERALDFRPKILICGGSSYPRDWDYAKFRQIADKCGAVLLCDMAQISGLIAAKECASPFDYCDIVTSTTHKSLRGPRGGIIFYRKGSKPRKRGLLLNQGDGSDKYDFEEKINFAVFPALQGGPHNNHIAALAIALKQVATPEYKAYMQQVKRNAQALAAALLRRNCRLVTGGTDNHMILWDLRNLGLTGKNFEKVCELSHITLNKVMVFDDNGSITPGGVRIGTPAMTSRGCIESDFETMADFLLKAAHITNLIQREHGKLAKTFLKGLENNKDVIELRTRVENFAALFAMPGFEV, from the exons ATGGATTTGAGTCAATCTCAGTCGAGTAATTTGTCGTTAGGGTTTATTACTCACGCGTTACCAGCGGTGAGTAAACCTAATCGGTCTCATGTAGCCGATGATTCGATTGCTTTTCAGATTGATTCTAGGGTTAAGGACCAATCGGATCGGGTTACGCCGATTCCACTTCAATTGATGGATAAGCAAACGGAGGAGAACGGGAAggaagggggagatagtgtggaTGAGGAGCGGGATGTTGAGGAATTTCGGATTTTAGGGCATTCTATGTGTATTAAGAGGAAGAGGGAAACTGATGCCGCGTCATCTTCTTCGTCTTCGAAGAGTTTTAAGGTTACGAGTTCGAATGAGAATTTGTTAGGGCTAGAATCGAGGAGAAATGCGGTTAGGGCTTGGGGTAATCAGGGTTTACAAGTAGCTGATCCGGATGTATTTGAGATAATGGAGAAGGAGAAGCAGAGGCAGTATAAAGGGATTGAATTGATTGCTTCGGAGAATTTTGTATGTAAGGCTGTGATGGAGGCATTAGGGAGCCATTTGACAAATAAGTATTCTGAAGGAGCACCTGGGGCAAGGTATTATGGTGGCAATCAGTTTATAGATGAAATTGAGACGTTATGTTGTAAGCGTGCATTAACTGCTTTTGGACTTGACCCAGAGAATTGGGGTGTGAATGTGCAGCCATATTCATGTACTTCAGCAAACTTTGCGGTTTATACTGGTTTATTACTGCCTGGTGATCGGATAATGGGATTGGATACACCATCTGGTGGAAATACTAGTCATGGGTATTATCTTCCCAATGGAAGGAAAGTTTCAGGGGCTTCAATTTTCTTTGAGTCTCTTTCATACAAGGTTGACCCCCAAACTGGGTATGTAGATTTTGATAAGCTTGAGGAAAGGGCTCTTGATTTCCGTCCCAAGATTCTTATATGTGGGGGGAGTTCATATCCCAGGGATTGGGATTATGCAAAGTTTAGACAGATTGCTGACAAATGTGGTGCAGTTTTGTTGTGCGATATGGCCCAAATTAGCGGTCTCATTGCTGCGAAG GAGTGCGCTAGTCcgtttgattattgtgatatagTTACCTCAACTACTCACAAAAGTCTTCGAGGTCCTAGGGGAGGTATTATCTTTTATAGGAAAGGTTCAAAACCAAGAAAGAGAGGCCTGCTCTTGAATCAAGGTGATGGCAGTGACAAGTATGATTTTGAGGAGAAAATAAACTTTGCTGTTTTTCCTGCACTGCAAGGAGGGCCACACAACAACCATATTGCTGCCCTGGCCATAGCATTGAAGCAAGTGGCTACTCCTGAATACAAGGCTTATATGCAACAAGTTAAGAGAAACGCTCAGGCGTTGGCAGCTGCTTTATTGAGAAGAAACTGCAGACTGGTTACTGGAGGGACTGACAATCACATGATATTGTGGGATCTAAGAAATCTTGGGTTAACAG GTAAGAATTTTGAGAAGGTCTGCGAGTTGTCTCACATCACTCTCAACAAAGTAATGGTCTTTGATGATAATGGAAGTATTACTCCTGGAGGTGTAAGGATAG GGACCCCCGCTATGACATCACGAGGCTGTATAGAGAGTGATTTTGAGACGATGGCAGATTTCCTCCTCAAGGCAGCACATATTACAAATTTGATACAGAGAGAACATGGAAAGCTCGCAAAGACTTTTCTGAAAGGCCTTGAGAACAATAAAGATGTTATTGAGTTACGAACACGTGTTGAAAATTTTGCAGCCCTTTTTGCAATGCCTGGATTTGAAGTGTAA